The Plasmodium knowlesi strain H genome assembly, chromosome: 14 genome has a segment encoding these proteins:
- a CDS encoding COPI associated protein, putative, translated as MALIFKNIPNFSLRFLSMVAGSLMITGGILNVFNLFQTVINLYIICSGVLLILCDVKTFNFYRHIQFLFTVVGRSLYMLIIGSILINKGFFSLLIGISIIVISFLYVTLGYFNGIPIPLLDKNNHIGSFPDQKNNIQSTCSMETRDGFN; from the exons atgGCGCTCATATTTAAGAACATACCAAACTTTAGCTTGCGGTTTTTATCGATGGTTGCAG GCTCGCTCATGATTACCGGAGGCATACTGAATGTTTTCAACCTCTTCCAAACTGTCATCAATCTGTACATCATATGCTCAGGCGTTCTCTTAATCCTATGTGATGTGAAGACATTCAATTTTTACCGACACATACAATTCTTATTCACAGTAGTTGGCAGAAGCCTATACATGCTCATAATAGGCTCCATCCTGATCAACAAGGGTTTTTTCAGCTTGCTTATAGGAATTAGTATCATtgtaatttcctttttgtatgtAACCCTGGGTTATTTTAACGGAATCCCCATACCTCTCTTGGACAAGAATAATCACATCGGAAGTTTTCCCGATCAGAAGAACAACATCCAAAGTACTTGCTCTATGGAGACAAGGGATGGCTTCAATTAA